The bacterium genome includes a window with the following:
- a CDS encoding ATP-binding cassette domain-containing protein, producing the protein MANAVSLKNVQKNFEEVQAVQNLSLDIPSGEIFGLLGPNGAGKTTTIRMLLHILMPDSGVIEILGDSGSRGTTDQVGYLPEERGLFKKMRVIDTIKFFAELKGLSAKTAGPLAEKWLERVDLQEWRNRRVEELSKGMQQKVQFISTILHQPKLVILDEPFTGLDPVNTGLIKDIMLELVHNGSTIIFSTHLMDQAEKLCDSLCLIHHGQNMLQGKLTDIKARFGKNRCRLRYDGEARFLQDRSLVSRYDDYGQYVEIQPCNGVKPQALLAKAMEQVTVSGFEVTEPSLNEIFITVVKGS; encoded by the coding sequence GTGGCCAATGCGGTTAGTTTGAAAAATGTCCAGAAGAACTTTGAGGAGGTACAGGCAGTGCAGAACCTGTCCCTGGACATCCCCTCAGGTGAAATTTTCGGCCTGTTAGGCCCCAACGGAGCCGGCAAGACCACCACCATTCGCATGTTGCTGCATATACTGATGCCGGACTCTGGGGTTATCGAAATTCTCGGCGACTCGGGCTCTCGCGGGACCACCGACCAGGTGGGCTATCTGCCGGAGGAGCGCGGCCTGTTTAAAAAGATGCGGGTGATCGACACCATCAAGTTTTTCGCCGAACTTAAAGGCCTCTCCGCAAAGACGGCAGGACCGTTGGCGGAAAAGTGGCTGGAGCGGGTGGATCTGCAGGAGTGGCGCAACCGCAGGGTGGAAGAGCTTTCCAAAGGCATGCAGCAAAAAGTGCAATTCATCAGCACCATCCTGCATCAGCCCAAACTGGTGATACTCGACGAACCCTTCACCGGCCTGGATCCGGTCAACACCGGCCTGATCAAGGACATCATGCTCGAGCTGGTGCATAACGGCAGCACGATTATTTTTTCCACCCACCTGATGGATCAGGCGGAAAAATTGTGCGACAGCCTGTGCTTGATCCATCACGGCCAGAACATGCTCCAGGGCAAATTGACGGACATCAAAGCGCGCTTTGGCAAGAACCGCTGCCGACTCCGCTATGACGGCGAGGCCCGTTTTTTACAAGACCGTTCGCTGGTGAGCCGGTATGATGATTACGGCCAATATGTGGAAATTCAACCGTGCAACGGCGTCAAACCGCAGGCGCTCCTGGCCAAGGCTATGGAGCAGGTGACGGTGTCCGGCTTTGAAGTCACTGAACCTTCACTCAACGAAATTTTTATCACCGTCGTCAAGGGTTCTTGA
- a CDS encoding PTS sugar transporter subunit IIA: protein MRLLDYLAPNLVFLDVTGKDKNDVISKVVHLMKQQKAIDDEKNFLQEVFQREKLGCTAIGGNVAIPHARTRTVKNIVIAFARLTPGVDFCAMDQEPIRLLFLLGTPMEAVGDYLKVLAKLSKLLKDGVNRDRLIQAGTAEEVYAILEELEAQAD, encoded by the coding sequence GTGAGACTATTAGATTATCTGGCTCCCAATCTTGTCTTTCTGGATGTCACCGGCAAAGACAAAAACGACGTCATCAGCAAAGTCGTGCACTTGATGAAGCAGCAAAAAGCCATTGATGACGAAAAAAACTTTCTCCAGGAGGTATTCCAGCGCGAAAAGCTGGGCTGTACCGCCATCGGCGGCAACGTGGCGATCCCGCATGCGCGCACGCGCACGGTGAAGAACATCGTCATCGCCTTTGCCCGTCTGACCCCGGGCGTGGATTTCTGCGCCATGGACCAGGAGCCGATCCGGCTGTTGTTTCTCCTGGGCACGCCCATGGAGGCGGTGGGGGACTATCTCAAGGTTCTGGCCAAGCTCTCCAAGCTGCTCAAGGACGGGGTCAACCGGGACAGGCTGATTCAAGCGGGAACGGCGGAAGAGGTCTACGCCATCCTGGAGGAGCTGGAGGCGCAGGCCGACTGA
- a CDS encoding competence/damage-inducible protein A yields the protein MHAEIISIGDELISGKTINSNAAWMGRQLLLIGIPVLQVTTVGDDETMILDALARAERRSEIILITGGLGPTHDDITRTVLCRYFQCDLVLNPAVLDQIRERFRHRGLPLAKSNESQAMVPRTAQVIFNRQGTAPGYHFERSGRHVYVMPGVPHEMQGMMSESILPEIRARGTGWFIESKIFCTNGIAESMLCEKIGNPAEVERWAKMAFLPAPSGVQVRLIAQGASAAEAREKLEQAAARVVERAGRYIYADHECTLEQVVAELLSQRQATVAAAESCTGGLIAHKLTSIAGSSAYFERGVVCYSNRAKTELLHIPAALIEQHGAVSEQVALAMAESVRHIAGVDYGLATTGIAGPGGGSTDKPVGLVFIGVADKTGSQWERHVFSGERWLNKERFANSALNLLRKKILGL from the coding sequence ATGCACGCGGAAATCATATCGATCGGCGATGAGCTGATCAGCGGGAAAACCATCAACAGCAACGCCGCCTGGATGGGCCGGCAGCTGCTGCTGATCGGCATACCGGTGCTTCAAGTCACCACTGTGGGCGATGATGAGACCATGATCCTCGACGCCCTGGCCAGGGCTGAGCGCCGGTCGGAGATTATTCTGATCACCGGCGGCCTGGGCCCGACGCATGACGACATCACGCGCACGGTTTTGTGCCGATACTTTCAATGCGATCTGGTCCTGAATCCGGCAGTGCTGGATCAGATCCGCGAACGGTTTCGCCACCGCGGTCTGCCTCTGGCCAAGTCCAACGAAAGCCAGGCCATGGTACCCAGAACCGCGCAGGTCATCTTTAACAGGCAGGGAACAGCGCCGGGGTATCATTTCGAACGATCCGGCCGGCATGTGTATGTCATGCCCGGTGTGCCCCATGAGATGCAGGGGATGATGAGCGAGAGCATTTTGCCGGAGATCCGCGCACGGGGGACCGGATGGTTCATCGAATCGAAAATTTTCTGCACCAACGGCATTGCCGAAAGCATGCTGTGCGAAAAGATCGGCAATCCCGCGGAGGTCGAACGCTGGGCTAAAATGGCCTTTTTACCGGCGCCCTCCGGGGTGCAGGTTCGTCTGATCGCACAGGGAGCATCGGCCGCTGAAGCGCGGGAAAAGCTGGAGCAGGCGGCCGCCCGGGTGGTGGAACGAGCGGGCCGTTATATTTACGCGGACCACGAGTGCACCCTGGAACAGGTGGTCGCGGAGCTTTTGAGCCAAAGGCAAGCCACAGTAGCCGCGGCAGAGTCCTGCACTGGTGGACTGATCGCGCACAAGTTGACCAGCATCGCCGGCAGTTCAGCCTATTTCGAACGCGGGGTGGTGTGCTACAGCAACCGCGCTAAAACGGAACTGCTGCACATCCCCGCGGCATTGATCGAACAACACGGCGCTGTGAGTGAACAGGTGGCCTTGGCCATGGCGGAAAGTGTACGGCACATCGCCGGCGTGGACTATGGATTAGCCACCACAGGCATCGCCGGCCCGGGCGGCGGCAGCACTGATAAACCGGTCGGCCTGGTGTTCATCGGTGTGGCGGACAAAACCGGTTCGCAGTGGGAGCGGCACGTTTTCAGCGGCGAACGCTGGCTGAACAAAGAGCGGTTCGCCAACAGCGCCCTGAACCTGCTGCGAAAAAAAATATTGGGGCTTTGA
- the recA gene encoding recombinase RecA — protein sequence MPEEKDEKRKALELAMTQLDRQYGKGSVMWLGDDRAEGIDVISTGSISLDAALGVGGVPRGRIIEIFGPESSGKTTLALHIVAEAQRKGGLAAFIDAEHALDAKYSRQLGVDVDNLLISQPDTGEQALEITETLVRSGALDVVVIDSVAALVPRAEIEGEMGDAQMGLQARLMSQAMRKLTAAISKSATCVVFINQIREKIGVMFGSPETTTGGRALKFYSSVRLDIRRIASIKDGENVIGNRTKVKVVKNKVASPFRDAEFDIIYGEGISKLGDLLDLAVNAKIIDKSGTWFSYGEERLGQGRENVKRYLLQNPDMADAIERRVRESLGLIRTAAEEPDKEEKKGK from the coding sequence ATGCCAGAGGAGAAAGACGAAAAGCGCAAAGCCCTGGAATTGGCGATGACGCAATTGGATCGTCAATACGGCAAAGGTTCAGTGATGTGGTTGGGGGATGACCGGGCGGAAGGAATCGACGTCATTTCGACCGGTTCCATTTCATTGGATGCGGCTTTGGGCGTAGGCGGCGTTCCGCGCGGCAGGATCATCGAGATCTTTGGGCCTGAATCCTCGGGTAAAACCACGCTTGCGCTGCATATCGTCGCAGAGGCGCAACGCAAGGGCGGCCTGGCGGCCTTTATCGATGCCGAACATGCGCTGGATGCAAAATACTCGCGCCAGCTGGGCGTGGATGTCGACAACCTGTTGATCTCGCAACCCGACACCGGCGAGCAGGCGCTCGAGATCACCGAAACCCTGGTGCGCAGCGGCGCTCTGGACGTGGTGGTCATCGACTCAGTGGCCGCTCTGGTGCCGCGGGCAGAGATCGAGGGCGAGATGGGCGATGCGCAGATGGGCTTGCAGGCCCGCCTGATGTCGCAGGCAATGCGCAAACTGACCGCAGCCATCAGCAAATCTGCAACCTGCGTGGTTTTCATCAACCAGATCCGGGAAAAGATCGGCGTCATGTTCGGCAGTCCGGAAACCACCACCGGCGGCCGGGCGTTGAAATTCTATTCGTCCGTGCGCCTCGACATCCGCCGCATTGCTTCCATCAAGGACGGAGAGAACGTCATCGGCAACCGCACCAAAGTCAAGGTGGTCAAGAACAAAGTCGCTTCCCCTTTTCGCGATGCTGAATTCGACATCATTTATGGGGAGGGCATTTCCAAACTCGGCGATCTGTTGGACCTGGCGGTGAACGCCAAGATCATCGACAAGAGCGGCACCTGGTTCAGCTACGGCGAGGAGCGGTTAGGGCAAGGCCGTGAGAACGTCAAACGGTACTTGCTGCAAAATCCGGATATGGCAGACGCCATCGAACGTCGTGTGCGCGAGTCCCTGGGACTGATCCGCACAGCGGCGGAAGAGCCGGACAAAGAAGAGAAAAAAGGGAAATAA
- the thpR gene encoding RNA 2',3'-cyclic phosphodiesterase has protein sequence MSGYRSFVCIELPEDIRKILADLQNRLRPLAKGTVRWPRAEGLHLTLKFLGDVELDRLDAAADALMRGCAESHGFQLCLRGTGAFPDLRSPRVLWAGLVEPSGELEKLQARIEKAFRAAGFAAEERPFSPHLTIARVKAPREAAALTRRWQVTSLENLWFSVEEVVLMRSDLRSDGAVYTPLRRARLTKVV, from the coding sequence ATGTCGGGCTATCGATCCTTCGTCTGCATCGAACTGCCGGAGGACATTAGAAAAATCCTGGCTGATCTGCAGAACCGGCTGCGGCCTTTGGCCAAGGGCACAGTCCGTTGGCCCCGAGCCGAGGGATTGCATCTGACGCTGAAATTTCTCGGCGATGTGGAACTGGACCGGCTGGATGCGGCAGCCGATGCGCTGATGCGCGGCTGCGCCGAAAGCCACGGGTTTCAATTATGCCTTCGCGGCACAGGCGCCTTTCCCGATCTGAGATCGCCGCGGGTGCTCTGGGCCGGCCTCGTCGAACCGAGCGGTGAGCTGGAAAAACTGCAGGCGCGGATTGAGAAGGCCTTCCGTGCCGCCGGTTTTGCGGCTGAGGAGCGGCCTTTTTCACCGCATCTGACCATCGCCCGTGTCAAGGCGCCGAGAGAGGCCGCCGCGCTTACGCGACGATGGCAGGTCACCTCTCTCGAGAACCTCTGGTTTTCAGTCGAAGAAGTGGTGCTGATGCGCAGCGACCTTCGTTCCGATGGAGCGGTGTATACGCCGCTGCGGCGTGCGCGATTAACCAAGGTTGTTTAG
- a CDS encoding phosphatidylglycerophosphatase A, with product MCPDAIRLKDYPALLLATTLGSGYFPIAPGTVGSFLAVLMLFLLPEMTAADLLAVILVAYFLGVWAAGRCESIWGKDPGRVNWDEVVGQWIAVWFMPRTPFLLLGGFLLFRFFDIFKPSPVRDAENLPKGWGIMTDDVAAGIYANLVLQIGRYLYTSLF from the coding sequence ATGTGTCCTGATGCCATTCGCTTAAAAGATTATCCGGCTCTGCTTCTCGCGACCACCCTGGGAAGTGGTTATTTCCCCATAGCACCGGGCACGGTCGGCTCTTTTCTGGCTGTGCTCATGCTGTTTCTGCTGCCGGAAATGACGGCCGCGGATCTGCTCGCCGTCATCCTGGTTGCCTACTTTCTCGGCGTCTGGGCCGCCGGCCGTTGTGAGTCCATCTGGGGCAAGGATCCCGGACGGGTGAACTGGGACGAAGTGGTCGGCCAGTGGATCGCGGTATGGTTCATGCCGCGAACCCCGTTTTTGCTTTTAGGCGGGTTCTTGCTGTTTCGCTTTTTCGACATTTTCAAACCGTCGCCGGTTCGTGATGCGGAAAACCTGCCCAAGGGCTGGGGCATTATGACTGATGATGTGGCGGCGGGTATTTACGCCAATCTGGTTTTGCAGATCGGACGATATCTCTACACATCCCTGTTCTAG
- the recR gene encoding recombination protein RecR, with the protein MRYYSETVERAIHELAKLPGIGRKTAQRHVFYLLKTSAAEVDALSQALLDLKRKVGYCSICYNITEEDPCPICSSEQRDRSMICVVEEANDVLAFEKIGEYKGLYHVLGGALSPLDGIGPDDLKIRELLARLQNDVKEVIIATNPSTEGEATLFYLTKLIKPLQIKLSRIAQGIPMGADIEHADEVTLSRALDGRLPL; encoded by the coding sequence ATGCGCTACTATTCTGAAACTGTGGAACGAGCTATCCATGAGCTGGCCAAGCTGCCCGGCATCGGCCGTAAAACCGCGCAACGGCATGTGTTCTATCTGTTGAAAACTTCTGCCGCTGAGGTAGATGCGCTTTCGCAGGCGCTGTTGGATCTCAAACGTAAAGTGGGCTATTGTTCGATCTGCTACAATATCACTGAAGAGGACCCCTGCCCCATCTGCAGCAGCGAACAGCGCGATCGGTCGATGATCTGCGTGGTGGAAGAGGCCAACGACGTGCTGGCGTTTGAAAAGATCGGCGAATACAAAGGCCTGTATCACGTGCTGGGGGGGGCGCTCTCACCCCTGGACGGCATCGGGCCCGATGATCTGAAAATCAGGGAACTGCTCGCCCGATTGCAGAACGACGTCAAAGAGGTGATCATCGCCACCAATCCCAGCACCGAGGGTGAGGCGACCCTCTTTTACTTGACCAAGCTCATTAAACCTCTGCAGATCAAGCTATCACGCATCGCCCAGGGCATTCCCATGGGCGCAGATATCGAACACGCCGATGAGGTCACTCTGTCCAGAGCATTAGACGGGCGCCTGCCGTTATAG
- a CDS encoding YbaB/EbfC family nucleoid-associated protein produces the protein MMNKGAMSGLLKQAQKMQEELAKAQAALADLRISGSAGGNMVTVTANGSQEILQIKIDPEVVNPQDVEMLEDLVLAAVNQALVNSRAAAEEQMAKATGGFNPGDMLGGLKIPGLS, from the coding sequence ATGATGAATAAAGGCGCCATGTCGGGATTGCTGAAACAAGCGCAAAAGATGCAGGAAGAACTGGCCAAAGCGCAAGCCGCGCTGGCGGATCTCAGAATCAGCGGCAGCGCCGGCGGCAATATGGTCACGGTCACCGCCAACGGCAGTCAGGAAATTCTCCAGATCAAGATCGATCCGGAGGTGGTCAATCCGCAGGATGTGGAGATGCTGGAGGATTTGGTGCTGGCCGCGGTGAACCAAGCGTTGGTCAACTCCAGAGCCGCAGCCGAGGAGCAGATGGCCAAGGCCACCGGCGGCTTTAATCCCGGCGACATGCTGGGTGGTCTGAAAATCCCGGGGCTTTCGTGA
- a CDS encoding Gfo/Idh/MocA family oxidoreductase: MAIAAVKWGLIGCGDIARKRVAPALQGLPTSELVAVSSRRPEAAAAFAQAFDVPKHYDCWQTLLQDPEVEAVYIATPVHLHQEQTIAAAQAGKHVLCEKPMALCVAECDRMLNACSRQPVRFSVAYYRHFYPLIHRMKELIDAGSLGAISLIQINAFSPFHAQPGEPRHWLLQKALSGGGPMMDIGCHRIEVLLHLLGPVAGVKAMTTRAAYQDRDVEDTAVAVLEMHSGAIAVLSVTHASLAARDSVEVSGEHGSMSADPLNQGALIITAGHGRRVEQHPPHANLHAPLIDDFSRSIREDREPAFSGKQAREVSRILDLIYET, from the coding sequence ATGGCTATCGCTGCAGTGAAATGGGGCTTGATCGGCTGCGGCGATATCGCTCGCAAACGGGTCGCGCCGGCGCTGCAAGGTTTGCCCACCAGTGAGCTGGTGGCGGTGAGCAGCCGCCGGCCTGAGGCTGCGGCCGCTTTTGCCCAGGCTTTCGACGTCCCCAAACACTATGACTGCTGGCAGACCCTGCTGCAGGACCCAGAAGTTGAGGCGGTGTATATCGCCACACCGGTCCATCTCCATCAGGAGCAAACCATCGCAGCAGCCCAGGCCGGCAAACACGTGCTCTGTGAAAAACCCATGGCCCTGTGCGTCGCCGAATGCGATCGCATGCTTAACGCCTGCAGCCGGCAACCGGTCAGATTCAGCGTCGCCTATTATCGTCATTTTTATCCGCTGATTCACAGGATGAAAGAGCTCATCGACGCGGGCAGCCTGGGCGCCATCTCCCTGATCCAGATCAACGCCTTTTCCCCGTTTCATGCGCAACCCGGAGAGCCGCGTCACTGGCTGCTGCAAAAAGCCCTGTCCGGCGGCGGGCCGATGATGGATATCGGCTGCCACCGCATCGAAGTCCTGCTTCACCTGCTGGGACCAGTAGCCGGCGTAAAGGCCATGACCACCCGGGCTGCGTACCAGGACCGGGATGTGGAAGACACCGCGGTGGCTGTGCTGGAAATGCACAGCGGCGCCATCGCCGTGCTGTCGGTCACACACGCGTCTTTGGCGGCCCGCGACAGCGTGGAGGTGTCCGGCGAGCACGGTTCCATGTCGGCGGATCCCCTCAATCAGGGTGCGTTGATCATCACCGCCGGGCACGGCCGGCGTGTCGAACAGCATCCGCCGCACGCCAACCTGCATGCGCCCCTCATCGATGATTTCAGCCGGTCGATCCGCGAAGACCGGGAGCCGGCTTTTTCCGGGAAACAAGCCAGAGAGGTTTCACGTATACTGGACCTGATCTATGAGACCTGA
- a CDS encoding nucleoside deaminase — protein sequence MALALREAEKAFHKGEVPIGAVVIHEGRIVGRGHNLMETLQDPTAHAEMLAITAAANTLASWRLEGCVLYVTLEPCIMCTGAILLSRIPTIVFGAQDPRYGACGSAVQLAQNERIDVRANVIRGVSEAECSELIRRFFQQVRRERTERRDAGRSG from the coding sequence ATGGCCTTGGCCCTCCGTGAAGCGGAAAAAGCGTTTCACAAAGGGGAAGTGCCGATCGGCGCCGTGGTGATTCACGAAGGCCGCATCGTCGGACGGGGCCACAACCTGATGGAGACCCTGCAGGATCCTACGGCGCACGCCGAGATGTTGGCCATCACCGCCGCCGCCAATACGCTGGCGTCCTGGCGGCTGGAGGGATGTGTCTTGTATGTCACCCTCGAGCCTTGTATCATGTGCACGGGCGCCATTCTCTTATCACGCATTCCCACCATCGTTTTTGGAGCTCAGGATCCCCGCTACGGCGCTTGCGGCAGTGCGGTTCAGCTTGCGCAGAACGAGCGGATCGATGTACGCGCCAACGTGATCCGCGGCGTGTCCGAGGCCGAGTGCAGCGAGCTGATCAGACGTTTTTTCCAGCAGGTGCGCAGGGAAAGGACGGAGCGGCGCGACGCAGGTCGAAGCGGATAG
- a CDS encoding restriction endonuclease, with protein MAIPDFKSIMLPLLEFAGALQGKRARKGIFITTSRFCDTAKDFASNLENKIILIDGEQLAQYRIDFGVGVAPEAVYEIKRIDTDYFSDN; from the coding sequence ATGGCGATCCCTGATTTTAAAAGTATTATGTTGCCGTTACTTGAATTTGCCGGAGCACTGCAAGGCAAACGCGCTCGCAAAGGCATTTTCATCACCACTTCGCGATTCTGCGATACCGCAAAAGATTTTGCGTCTAATCTTGAAAACAAAATTATACTCATAGACGGCGAACAACTGGCTCAATACAGGATCGATTTCGGTGTCGGCGTTGCCCCAGAAGCCGTTTATGAAATAAAACGGATCGACACGGATTATTTTTCTGATAATTAA
- the dnaX gene encoding DNA polymerase III subunit gamma/tau, which translates to MSYLVLARKYRPMFFDDVVGQQHVTHTLQNAIRQNRIANAYLFSGPRGVGKTTVARILAKALNCDQGPTITPCNQCSSCIEINESRSLDVFEIDGASNRGIDEVRNLREGLRYSPTPGKYHIYIIDEVHMLTNEAFNALLKTLEEPPPQVLFVFATTEAHKVPATILSRCQRFDFKRMTVKKIMEQLTELCRQEKIEIEEEALRMIAVKADGSMRDSQSVLDQIIAYACHTISAQNVATLLGIIDQQLFFEVTDLILSGDVLAGVRLANRIFSEGYDYSEFMIGLQEHLRNFLVVTATGSSAEIDASEESKGRYLAQKDAFTVEDLLRLTKICADAENLLRRSANARLHLEVTIVKLIKLNRSVRLSQLLEQLDIKKNSNLETGRSAVSPSVPPSAAITKPRPVAAAAPPAPRAGAKITLAELEARWPEITDHIKKTRIALGVLLSESWPLSLTDNRLEIGFAPHNGFSISSLEANREQVQTLLFELLGLRLQVVGVRDTEGRVPKNPNAVLPSDRKREFEKLAEESELIKKIVDTFDTEFLK; encoded by the coding sequence ATGTCGTACCTGGTCCTCGCGCGCAAGTATCGTCCCATGTTTTTCGATGACGTGGTGGGGCAGCAGCATGTCACCCACACGCTGCAAAACGCCATCCGGCAGAACCGAATCGCCAATGCTTATCTTTTCTCCGGCCCCCGCGGTGTGGGCAAGACCACCGTGGCGCGCATTTTAGCCAAAGCGCTCAATTGCGATCAAGGCCCGACCATCACCCCCTGCAACCAGTGCTCCTCCTGCATCGAGATCAACGAAAGCCGCAGCCTCGACGTGTTTGAGATCGACGGCGCCTCCAACCGCGGCATCGATGAGGTGCGCAACCTGCGCGAAGGATTGCGCTATTCGCCCACGCCGGGCAAGTACCACATCTATATCATCGACGAAGTGCACATGCTCACCAACGAGGCGTTCAACGCATTGTTAAAGACTCTGGAAGAACCGCCGCCGCAGGTGCTCTTTGTCTTTGCCACCACTGAAGCCCACAAGGTGCCGGCCACCATTCTCTCCCGTTGCCAACGATTTGATTTCAAACGCATGACCGTGAAAAAAATCATGGAACAGCTGACTGAATTGTGCCGGCAGGAAAAGATCGAAATCGAGGAAGAGGCGCTGCGAATGATCGCGGTGAAAGCGGACGGCAGCATGCGCGATTCGCAGAGCGTTTTGGATCAGATCATCGCCTATGCCTGCCACACCATCTCCGCGCAGAACGTGGCCACTTTGCTGGGCATCATCGACCAGCAACTGTTCTTTGAGGTGACTGATCTCATTCTATCCGGGGATGTACTGGCTGGTGTACGGCTGGCCAACCGCATTTTTTCCGAGGGCTATGATTACAGCGAATTCATGATCGGACTGCAGGAACATCTGCGCAATTTTCTCGTTGTCACCGCCACCGGCTCTTCAGCCGAGATCGACGCTTCGGAGGAGAGCAAAGGGCGCTATCTGGCGCAAAAAGACGCCTTCACGGTGGAGGACCTCTTACGCCTGACGAAGATCTGTGCGGATGCGGAAAACCTCCTGCGCCGCAGCGCCAACGCCCGCCTGCATCTGGAAGTCACCATCGTCAAACTGATCAAGCTCAACCGCAGCGTGCGCCTATCGCAGCTTTTAGAGCAACTGGATATAAAAAAAAACTCTAATTTAGAAACCGGCCGCAGCGCCGTCTCACCGTCCGTTCCGCCCAGCGCGGCTATCACAAAGCCGCGCCCTGTTGCCGCAGCGGCCCCGCCGGCGCCCCGCGCCGGCGCCAAGATCACTCTGGCTGAGCTGGAGGCCCGCTGGCCAGAGATCACCGATCATATCAAAAAGACCAGGATCGCACTCGGCGTCCTGTTGAGTGAAAGCTGGCCGCTGAGCCTGACCGACAACCGGTTGGAGATCGGCTTTGCCCCGCATAACGGGTTCAGCATCAGCTCGCTGGAGGCCAACCGGGAACAGGTGCAAACCCTGCTCTTCGAACTGCTGGGCTTGCGCCTGCAGGTGGTCGGAGTGCGCGACACCGAGGGACGCGTTCCGAAAAATCCCAACGCTGTTCTGCCATCCGACCGCAAACGCGAGTTTGAAAAACTGGCCGAAGAGAGTGAATTGATTAAGAAAATTGTTGATACCTTTGATACGGAATTTTTGAAATGA
- a CDS encoding ABC transporter permease, with protein sequence MKKTFTLIKREYLARVRTKGFIIGTLAMPFLVFILIGVQMLTAQMGAREKKTLAVMDLTGRIAPVLQKHMSETYKNSQNEPLYQFDHVAVRPESLASLKARYNRLVQDEKVSALIVLPQDVFDQNAFEVYARNISNMEFNANLERAVSYVVSGLRLEQSGLDQALVRRLTQRLELKTFKVSEEGTKEESGMVMFGISYAMILILYTALLMYGQFVMRGVYEDKNSRVVEVLLSSVRPDQFMAGKIIGIGGAGLTQFLVWALFIALGSTYDMMMVKQMALGAESLALPTISFSIYLFFFIFFIFGYFIYATLYAALGSMVNDEADAQSLQWPVTILILMGFLAMFFIINNPNSTLAVVLSLIPFFAPLLMFLRYTVGAAPLYQVLLSIVIMIASIYGLIWLTGRVFRVGILLYGKRATLPEVVKWIRYS encoded by the coding sequence GTGAAAAAAACGTTCACGCTTATAAAAAGAGAGTACCTCGCTCGCGTCAGAACCAAGGGATTTATCATCGGCACCCTGGCGATGCCGTTTCTGGTTTTCATTCTGATCGGTGTTCAGATGCTGACGGCGCAGATGGGCGCCAGGGAAAAGAAAACCCTGGCGGTCATGGATCTGACCGGCCGGATCGCTCCGGTTTTGCAGAAACACATGTCAGAGACCTATAAAAATTCCCAGAACGAGCCGTTGTATCAATTCGACCACGTCGCCGTGAGGCCGGAAAGCCTGGCGTCGTTGAAGGCGCGCTACAACCGACTGGTGCAGGATGAAAAGGTGAGCGCGCTGATCGTGCTGCCGCAGGACGTCTTTGACCAGAACGCGTTTGAGGTGTACGCCAGGAACATCAGCAACATGGAGTTCAATGCCAATTTGGAACGGGCGGTGTCGTACGTGGTTTCCGGATTGCGTCTGGAGCAGAGCGGACTCGATCAGGCGCTGGTGCGCCGGTTGACCCAGCGCCTGGAGCTCAAGACATTCAAGGTCAGTGAGGAGGGCACCAAGGAGGAAAGCGGGATGGTGATGTTCGGCATCAGCTATGCGATGATTCTGATTCTGTACACCGCGCTGCTCATGTACGGACAGTTCGTCATGCGCGGAGTGTATGAGGACAAGAACTCGCGCGTCGTCGAGGTGCTGCTGTCGTCCGTGCGGCCGGATCAGTTTATGGCGGGCAAGATCATCGGCATCGGCGGCGCCGGACTCACCCAGTTTCTCGTCTGGGCGCTGTTCATCGCTTTGGGATCCACCTATGACATGATGATGGTCAAGCAAATGGCGCTCGGTGCCGAGAGCCTTGCGCTGCCCACCATCTCTTTTTCCATCTATCTGTTCTTTTTTATCTTTTTCATCTTTGGCTATTTTATTTATGCGACGCTGTACGCCGCGCTCGGCAGTATGGTGAACGATGAGGCGGACGCTCAGAGTCTGCAATGGCCGGTGACGATTCTGATTCTGATGGGTTTTCTCGCCATGTTCTTCATCATCAACAATCCCAACAGCACTCTGGCTGTGGTGCTGTCGTTGATTCCCTTCTTCGCGCCCCTGCTGATGTTTCTGCGCTATACCGTGGGCGCCGCCCCACTCTATCAGGTGCTGCTGAGCATCGTCATCATGATCGCCTCGATCTATGGCCTGATTTGGCTGACCGGTCGTGTATTCCGCGTCGGCATTCTGCTGTACGGCAAACGGGCGACCCTGCCGGAAGTGGTCAAATGGATCAGATATTCGTAA